A stretch of the Papaver somniferum cultivar HN1 chromosome 6, ASM357369v1, whole genome shotgun sequence genome encodes the following:
- the LOC113289962 gene encoding ubiquitin-conjugating enzyme E2 36 encodes MANSNLPRRIIKETQRLLSEPAPGISASPSEENMRYFNVMILGPTQSPYEGGVFKLELFLPEEYPMAAPKVRFLTKIYHPNIDKLGRICLDILKDKWSPALQIRTVLLSIQALLSAPNPDDPLSENIAKHWKANEAEAVETAKEWTNLYASGA; translated from the exons ATGGCGAACAGCAATCTTCCAAGAAGGATTATCAAG GAAACGCAGCGGCTCCTTAGCGAACCTG CTCCTGGAATAAGTGCTTCTCCGTCCGAAGAAAACATGCGGTATTTCAACGTCATGATCTTGGGACCAACACAATCTCCTTATGAGG GAGGTGTATTCAAGTTGGAACTGTTTTTACCTGAAGAGTATCCAATGGCTGCACCAAAG GTTCGGTTTCTCACAAAGATTTACCATCCTAACATTGACAAG CTTGGAAGGATATGCCTTGATATTCTAAAAGACAAATGGAGTCCAGCTCTCCAGATCCGAACAGTATTGCTGAG CATCCAAGCACTTCTTAGTGCTCCAAATCCAGATGACCCGCTCTCTGAAAATATTGCCAAACACTGGAAAGCAAATGAGGCAGAGGCTGTCGAAACAG CAAAGGAATGGACAAACCTATATGCCAGTGGAGCTTGA